The following are encoded together in the Daucus carota subsp. sativus chromosome 5, DH1 v3.0, whole genome shotgun sequence genome:
- the LOC108220702 gene encoding endo-1,3;1,4-beta-D-glucanase: MLGPQCCENPPNFLSSGACGEGSVVELCGRKTYVSGSSSSASAVLLISDVFGYEAPKLRKLADKVACAGYYVVVPDFFDGEYFRAPGDNRSLADWVNAHPTAKGVEDTKPIIQALTSKGISAIGAAGFCWGGKVVAELAKSDHIQAAVLLHPAMVTVDDIKEVKVAIAVLGAEFDNLSPPELIKQFEPILSTKPKVDSYVKIFHGTKHGWTTRYEDDNKMEVLSAEEAHQDMVAWFNKHLKLKRIAKI, from the exons ATGTTAGGCCCTCAGTGCTGTGAAAACCCACCTAATTTTCTGAGCTCAGGCGCTTGCGGTGAAGGCTCTGTTGTGGAACTCTGTGGCCGCAAGACTTATGTCTCGGGATCATCGTCTTCTGCTTCTGCAGTTCTTCTGATCTCCGATGTCTTTG GTTATGAAGCCCCCAAACTGAG GAAGCTTGCAGATAAAGTTGCTTGTGCTGGATACTATGTGGTGGTTCCTGACTTTTTTGACGGAGAATATTTTAGAGCTCCGGGTGACAACAGGTCTCTTGCAGACTGGGTGAACGCCCACCCAACA GCTAAAGGGGTTGAAGATACCAAACCGATCATTCAGGCTCTAACTAGCAAAGGAATATCAGCAATTGGAGCTGCAGGGTTCTGTTGGGGAG GTAAAGTGGTGGCCGAACTAGCCAAGTCCGATCACATACAAGCCGCAGTCCTGTTGCACCCTGCAATGGTTACTGTTGATGATATCAAAG AGGTTAAGGTTGCCATTGCTGTTCTGGGTGCCGAGTTCGATAACCTATCTCCACCAGAGCTAATTAAGCAATTTGAGCCAATTTTGTCCACTAAACCAAAG GTTGATAGTTATGTCAAGATCTTCCATGGGACTAAGCACGGATGGACCACGAGGTATGAAGATGATAACAAGATGGAAGTGTTAAGTGCTGAAGAAGCCCATCAAGATATGGTGGCCTGGTTTAACAAGCATCTCAAACTGAAGAGGATTGCAAAAATCTAA
- the LOC108221002 gene encoding sm-like protein LSM2, which yields MLFFSYFKDLVGREVTVELKNDLAIRGTLHSVDQYLNIKLENTRVVDQDKYPHMLSVRNCFIRGSVVRYVQLPPDGVDVDLLHDATRREARGG from the exons ATG TTGTTCTTTTCGTATTTTAAGGATTTGGTAGGAAGAGAAGTGACCGTTGAGTTGAAGAACGATCTGGCAATACGAGGAACATTGCATTCAGTGGACCAGTATTTGAACATCAAGCTTGAGAATACTAGGGTTGTTGATCAGGACAAGTACCCCCACATG CTTTCAGTCCGAAACTGTTTTATTCGAGGATCTGTTGTAAGGTATGTCCAGCTACCACCTGACGGAGTGGACGTTGACCTGCTACATGATGCCACGAGAAGAGAAGCACGTGGCGGCTAG